The following coding sequences lie in one Spinacia oleracea cultivar Varoflay chromosome 1, BTI_SOV_V1, whole genome shotgun sequence genomic window:
- the LOC110791771 gene encoding uncharacterized protein, with the protein MDEAFQLNESKRFLPEWLPHVSFEKGGKICNAIGEEQYGPGYAVRRRLGQSLTRSAGKKLRVAFYEGRVVGDDGNEFTRYIGKIVRNPNLCPVRVHKWEDLDSDNVNICELFYRKSVGKILKTEVE; encoded by the exons ATGGATGAGGCGTTTCAGTTAAATGAGTCCAAACGATTTCTGCCAGAGTGGCTTCCACATGTTTCCTTTGAGAAAGGTGGTAAGATCTGTAATGCAATTGGAGAAG AACAATATGGCCCAGGATATGCTGTTCGAAGACGACTTGGACAGTCTCTTACAAGGTCAGCTGGGAAGAAACTTCGGGTAGCGTTTTATGAAGGTCGAGTAGTGGGTGATGATGGAAATGAATTCACAAGGTATATTGGGAAAATTGTTCGTAACCCCAATTTGTGTCCCGTGAGAGTTCACAAATGGGAAGATTTGGACTCAGATAATGTAAACATATGTGAGCTGTTTTACAG AAAATCGGTGGGAAAAATTCTGAAAACAGAGGTGGAGTAA